The Aphelocoma coerulescens isolate FSJ_1873_10779 chromosome Z unlocalized genomic scaffold, UR_Acoe_1.0 ChrZ, whole genome shotgun sequence DNA window AAGTATACAACCATTTATTCAGGGAATTTCACAGGCTGATACAGAAAGGCTTGACTCAAAATGATATGATGCTTTTGAGGAGACTAAATAGCACTACTTTACAATGATCAGCGTAACGactacatatttttttttgtgtggagTGTGCTCAGTCTTAGAACTCAGACAAGAATATTCTGAAGATTGAGATACAGATATTAAAATAAGATTCAAGTTAGTTTTGGGTCATTTACATATTATGTTGATGATTCTATGTGTTAAGTAGCTTAAGTTAGTTTTCAGTACTTTTTTTCTCTAGTGCAAtaccagtttttacttctaccACACCAGTATACActactgttttttctctttatctAAGAAACATTTGTATGCTTGGATTTAGTTTAATTGTAGGAATTGTCCTGGTTAAGTGGATAGTCATAGACACATACAGATTTTGAAGAACAGAGGAGTATTTAACCTCTGCAATTTTCAACTAGAATGGTGGAAAGTTTCCTACGGCACAGAATTATAGAGATCTGAAAGTGTCTTTTGTGATGTTCTGTAGAGTCAAGAGCAGTGTTTTTTACTGTCTCACTaatgcattctctgcagcaaagCAACCCACTGTAGAAGTCTAACTAGTGCACCTACAGCATCCTCCGAGTACAAACCACTGCAGAAGGCAATTCTGTCACCCACGGGATAAGGATGTTTTATTTAGTGCCATTTCTTACCACAGTCACCGTGCATTATTTCTGAAAGACAGTTCAGAGTACCATAGCCGCACCGACAAAGCCAACAGCCCTTCAGCACCCAGACGCCGTGGGCAATGCTGCCGCAGTTGCTGTCGATGACAAGGGAGATATTTGGTACATCCCCGACCCCACCACACAGTACAACCATCCAGAGCACCTCACTCCTTTCCTCCGATTTTGGTCTGTTTTTTTACCTTAGCCGCTCATCATATTCACAGTATCTGCCAGTGAAGTGCTTCAGGCAGGCACAGAACGTACCCAGGATACAAGTTCCTCCATTTTGGCAGCAGTGTCTGTTCAGTTTTTTACCTGCAAGACAATATTACAGAGGTTAACAAGCATCTCAGGGGCTCTGAACCTCACCTTTTCCTCACTTGTTCGCTCAGGTCTCTCCAGTTCTCAAAGTCTCTTAAGGATATCAACTTTTACTGTCTTCAGAGACAATAAAATTATATGCCTGTTAGGAGTGTTTGTTCAGCTAAACCCAGTTTGTTTAGTTAAGGATTAGAAACAAGCTACCAGGGATTACAGGATGGTGAAGAAACAACACCTGGCAAATCCTGTAGCAGCAGCGTGTGTTcaagtgaaatatttcatttttgacAGATGCAGGTTTCAATCACACTAAGAAATGGGGCATTTTTACAGGGAAGTGATGCTTATTTTTGAATAAAGAGGTTTTGTCACTGGGAAGTTACTTGGTTTTGGAGGGGAGCGGGGGGGAAATGCTCCCTTTAAGCCTTTCTCAGAGTCCTGGGATTGAGCACCAATCTAAAATTTTATATGTGTAGGaggaaacagatttttctttttgttctgttaGTACTGTTGCTTTCAGGCAGCCCAAACCTTTTTtataaaattaacatttttttttggtcatgAAATACcgtgaattttaaaaaattaacagaaTGTTACAAAATTTCACAGATGCTTTTTTAAACACAAGGGGCCAaacacttcttcattcttagtATCCTTCCTTGTTTTTCCTAAACACATTTTTCAAGTGAGAGATCTTCAGTTCTACTTTAAGTTCTTATCACCATTTACTAAGTGGCCACGGGTATAATTTAAATGACCACAGAAAACCAATAGGCTGGAATCTTCCAGGACAACAGTTAAAGCATTActatattatatttttaaagagcaATTTTATGTCATTGTTTACATAAATAATGTTACCTACTCTCTGTAATTCCAGTGAAGGGTACGAATGACCTGGAACTCTGTTGCTTTCTATTTTCATAACTCTGGTTCATGTCACTGAGAGCATGCATAAAGGTCTCTTCGTTCTTGggctgctgcttttgtgctgtgGCATTGAGACTTTTCACATCTTCCTTACGTTCTTCTCTTTCAGGGCCTTGACAAGAAGTGCAAATATGTAAGGGACGGGTAGTttgtaatgaagaaatacaCACTGTAGATGTAGAGGAGAAACACGGTGGGACGGGGAGAAGCACGAAATGTCCCTTACCTTTTTCTAAGCGAACAGCCTGCCAGACCAGAGTCACAGTGAAAAGAAttctggaaaaaaggaaaaaaaaaaaaaaaccaacaaaaaaaacaaaacaaaaaaaaaaaaaagagaaagaaagaactgaaataaaTTTGTGCTAATAAGACACAAACACTAAAACAGATGGCGAACGTGTGAACTTTTAAAAGGAATAGATATCCCCGGCTAGAGAAGGTCCCCCGCATCTGAGGCAAACTTACCTAATATGATTTCCCCAGTACATTTTCCTGCAGCCTGGAATAGCCGTGAGGTCGTCCGGGAGAGCTTGAGCAGAAGGAAGATGTCCAGAGCCCTTTACTGCGGGCTGTTGCATGCGGCAGTCCTCACAGCGTGGACAACGATGGAAAGAGAAAGCAGGACTGACGAAAGTTTCCTCCTGCTGTCCAGCTTTCAGCAAGGCTCAGTCCCAGCCGCACCGCTGGCTGAGCCCTCGCCGGGCGCCAGGAACATCCCTCCGGGCTGGGATTCCCAGGCCAGCCCCCGATTTACGTGCACTGCTGAAGGGTGGAGCGAGGTGGGGGCACCTACTGCTGCGGGTGACTGAAGGGCCCATGAGCGCAACAAAAAGCCCAAGGTAAGGAAGATCTCAACTCCAGTGTATTTCTCAACACAGAAGAGTTTGTACCACCATACCGTgcataggaaaataaaaaaacaacaaacaaacaagcaagcaaacgTTGTTCTGCAGAACTGCAATAAGTGTATCATAAACTCGAGTGGGTATATATAATGAAGGTTTAAAAGCCTCAACTCTACCTACATGCCTTGTCTCTGCCAGAGTTTTCTGCCTGGGATCTGCTTTATGAGACTGTGCTACTTTGCAGCAGAAATCTTTAAAACCTACTTTAGAGATTTCTACTAAAAATACTGGAAAAGCAGCATAAGGTCCTTGAGAGAGGATTGTTGTCTCCCCAGAGCTGTAAATAACCTTTTGGAACATTTTCTGAACATTTTTACTGTTGCAAAATTAAGCCCATTAGTGAGTATTCCTAGTCTGAGTTTATGCAGTATCAGCAGATACCTAGATATAATTTACCATGTGTACTGAAACGGGTTAGGACCACTCACACGGTTTTACTATGACTCAATATCATCAGCAAAAAGACCTGCAGCTGGTCAGCGCTAAaaaagctgctctgggcaggctTTTCTCATCACAGTCCCATGTTTTGTACCACAGAATGCACATTGCCTTTACTTAAGTTGCGGCAGCAAACTGCAGCAATacatcttgttttgttttggaggGGCATGCAGAAGAGGGATGTTTTCTCTGTGTCACTGCAAACCAAGCTAGTACAAGTTTCACCTTGGCTGTATACAAGATCACATCACAAGTATGGGTCGGACCCTCACTGAAGAAATGGCTGTACTGACTAAAGACATTATCATTCCTTGTTTGTAAGTCCCTGTGGCTGTCACTTGTCAGATTTGCCCCATCTGAACTAATGGTTTAGAAGCGGTGATCCCTTTTCATCCAATTTGGTACAAAGGCTGGCTTAATTTACAAAGATAGCTGTTCTAATTAAAGTCAACTCTCTTGGCACTAAAGCAAATAGAGAGTGTTTTGAGGACATGTTCTCTTACACAACTGCAATCAGCATGGGTAAGAAGCAAGAGAAGTTGGAAACCATTGTGAAGTTAGAAAACTATGGCATAATTGCTATAATGGAAACACTGGGGAAAGTTGTCCAACTGCAGCACTGCAATCGAGAGCTTCAAGCTATTCAGAAGCTCTTTATCTTCAAATTGGAGACACCTGGATTTGATGGATGGACAGTTCAatggataaggaattggctggCTGGCTAGCTGCAGCCAGAGAGTTGTGGTCAATGGCTCTGTGTTGAGGTGGAGGCTGGTGATGAGTGATGTCCCTCAGGCTCTGTTACGGGACCACTGCTCTGCAGAGTCTTCCTCAATGGCACAGACTGTGGCATTGAGTTCACCCTCAGcaggtttgcagatgacacaaaTCTGAGCAGTGCTGTTGACACAACAGAAGGACGGGATGCCGTCCAAaaggacctggacaagcttgagaaCTGGGCCCATGAGGACTtaatgaagttcaacaagtccAAGTGCAACAACTCTGCTGCACCTGGGCTGGGGCCTGGGTACGCAGACATGAGCACAGACAGAACTTCTTGAGACCACCCTTGTGGAGTTGGGGATTCTAGTGGGTAAAAGCTGGACATGATCCAGCATTGTGTGCTTGCATACTAGaaagccaaatgtgtcctgggctgcatcaaaagttATGTGTACAGCTAGCTGAAGGAGGtaattctgcccctctgctgtgCCCTTCTGAGACCCCCGCCCCCagaacactgcatccagctctggggtccccagcacaggaaggatgtggacctgttggagtgggtccagaggaggccatgaggTGTTCccgagggatggagcacctctcctatggagACAGGCAGGGAGAgttgggactgttcagcctggagaaggctttgggaaaaCTTTGTTGTGATCTTCCAGTACCTTAAGGGAACTTGTAAAAAGGAGGATGAGGACTTTTTTGTATGGTTAGATAGTGACAGGACCAggggcaatggttttaaactgaataaggtaggtttagattagatattaagaagaattttttactgtgaggatgctgaggttgcccagagaagctgtggattagctatccctggcagtgttcaaggatAGACTTGATGGGCCCttagcaacctggtctagtagaaggtgaCCCTGACGATGGCAGGCGAGTTGGAACTTGACCAtctttggggtcccttccagctccagcACGTTCTATGCTTCTACGATGATGCACTCTTTCATGTCTCCTGTGGGAACACTGGTCTTCAACAGGAGGAAAGAAGTGCATTGCTGAAGATTTGAAATGGCTGTTTCCACAGGGATTGCTTGCAGGgagtgctctgcagggctgcataAATCTTAGGGGATAAGGCATTCTCAGTGCTGCTACAATTATTGGCTCCAACTGTTCTAAGCCCAACCATTTCTTGTAGATACAGGCTTTAGCTTCATGGCATCTTGTTCATGGTGTGTTTTATGTTTGTTACTAACTTAAACTGATTTAGATGAATCTATATTCTTGTTCCAGACTTGTATTGAGGCACCGTGCCTTTTAGAATTGAGAGTCTGTGATGTACATTTTTGTGCAATTCAGCTAAATCAGCACTAGAACTTTTAGCCTAACACTTGTGGGTAAAATGTTTCATAGAAAGCAGTTATAAAAATCACATGTTAATTCaggaaaggattttggttttcctATCTTAAATAACAACAACTTTGAAGAGACAGATTACTCTCACCATTATGCTGTCTGCCTCTACCTGCGGTGATTGACAAGGACTTCTAAACTAAACATGTTACAGTTTAGGTGCTTGCTTAAAACctatcacattttaaaatactgtcatAAAAGAGAGTGTTCTGAATTAGGACTATAAAatgttttacaaaaataaaagagatgaCATTTTTGCATGTATTCAGAAAACATGTATGTATTATGCAcatctgaaaatatttacttttggAGAATACTTACAATTCAAGCAACTCTTGTTTTCATTTGAGTTCTCTAACTGTATAAGGGGGCTAGTATTTGGAGTTTAAAAATAAGAGGTGTAGTTACATTTgttctagggttttttttgcttgtatattaggaaaaaaatattaattttcagttAGGTCTAACTGGTAGTATCACTTTAAGTTACAATATTCAGATACTGAAATGCTGTCATTTACTGTTTAGCTTGTTGTTTTTCCACTTTGCATAGATGGAAGGCAAAAAACCCATGAACAGAGATACGTAAACACAGGAATAtcacacagcattttttttttactaaattcAGTGTCAATGTAATTCTCCTGGAGAATTTTCTTGGGTACTAAATTCCTAGCCCTGTGCTGGACATAACTTTCAAAATGCAGCTGCTGGTGAAGAAATATTGATCAAATTTCACACCCTGTGCCATTTGCTTAATATCAGAAGTCATTCCTGTAACTGGAAGAGCTAACAACCTGGGAGAACTGTAGAGCAGTTGGtaaacatttcttccttttgatACCttgtttcttccttctccctatAGCCTCACCATCAAGGCATGCATAGGAATGGGAACAGAGAAAATTGCTCAGATGCTGCTGTTGCCTGACTGCTCCAGAGATGAGATTGGTGTGACTTTGCAGAAAAGTGCTGCTGTTTGTTGTTGACAGAATCTGCCAGAAAGTGATTGCTTCTGCCCAGGGATTTGTCAGGAGCGGCAGTAAGGATAGACACACTCCTTTTATCAGCTTCAAGTAAGATAAGAGTGGAGCCAACCAAAGCAGGTCCTGAGCATTTCAATCAAGACCTGCTTTCACAGGAGATGGCTAACCATTAATTAGGGGTGTTCAGCACAGTTAGTTCTGACAACAGATCAGGTAGCCTATATGGGTAAGTGTGGTAGGAAAACGTGGTGCTACTTTACTGGTGCACAAAATTCCTCTTGTGCTCATGCCAGGAACTGTGGGTCTGTGGCCTGCATCTTCTGGCACTCTCCCAAAATGCAAGCGAACCCTTACACTGAGAGCTGAAGTGTGTGGATAGTACATGCTGGGTTTTGGTATATTAGTGTTTCA harbors:
- the LOC138103415 gene encoding cryptic protein-like, with amino-acid sequence MQQPAVKGSGHLPSAQALPDDLTAIPGCRKMYWGNHIRILFTVTLVWQAVRLEKGPEREERKEDVKSLNATAQKQQPKNEETFMHALSDMNQSYENRKQQSSRSFVPFTGITESKKLNRHCCQNGGTCILGTFCACLKHFTGRYCEYDERLSNCGSIAHGVWVLKGCWLCRCGYGTLNCLSEIMHGDCELKSEKEEIIRLYSNGLRLQQTVFSVTCLLTILLEFC